Proteins encoded by one window of Winogradskyella sp. PG-2:
- a CDS encoding carboxypeptidase-like regulatory domain-containing protein, with product MKFKYVLSLFLLFSVIISGFAQTPKELLCKILDYESKYPVSYATIKFEGTPNGVIADEEGEFRLPINYKESYEKIVISSIGFETLKIDLNTLKINTINTIYLEPKIEALGAVLISGSTKSNKKDIRVEDIVRNSIGKIPTNYPYSPHSYMSYYRDYQLVNNNYYNLNEAIVESFDAGFNTSKYLYKDNTSAIYSYNVNNKFYQDTLLLNSIYGKSKTLVYDNSAKLGTEIQNELEILNIHNPIRNYNKSSFSFIYVFRDDFVNNHRFKLLSVKYIDDVPLYEIEFITKENPNSKYMGAGKIYIAKSNFAIHKIEYSVFSNKNYNSARSKDNAFGNLSRKSGNILFEVTVEYKVVGNKMFLNYMTFNNRFIIKEPNPFKVESFDFDPNDQYFYIKFNKPVDESTIKRKSNFKLRYQDKKLIVREIRLEDINTVRIKVLDWSAGISTNVQSVKSEDFSYKLKKIKDTFGTVINKESRLVGYQFRELFTQEIFESKKLPSDLIFVNKAMPLQNTRVNIPNFNLDRYWVNSPLKQTKASSR from the coding sequence ATGAAATTTAAATACGTACTGTCATTGTTTTTATTATTCAGTGTAATTATCTCAGGGTTTGCTCAAACCCCTAAAGAGTTATTATGCAAAATTTTAGACTATGAATCAAAGTATCCTGTATCATATGCTACAATAAAGTTTGAAGGTACACCAAATGGTGTTATTGCTGATGAAGAAGGCGAGTTTAGATTGCCAATAAATTACAAAGAATCGTATGAGAAAATTGTTATTTCTTCGATAGGGTTTGAAACTCTAAAAATAGATTTGAACACGCTAAAGATTAATACGATTAATACAATCTATTTAGAACCAAAGATAGAAGCATTAGGTGCAGTTTTAATTTCTGGTAGTACAAAGTCTAATAAAAAAGATATACGTGTTGAAGATATAGTTAGAAATTCGATTGGGAAAATTCCAACAAATTATCCTTACTCGCCTCATTCTTATATGTCATATTATAGAGATTACCAATTGGTGAATAATAATTATTATAATTTAAATGAAGCAATAGTTGAAAGTTTTGATGCTGGTTTTAATACAAGTAAATATTTATATAAAGACAATACATCTGCAATTTACTCTTATAATGTAAATAATAAATTTTATCAAGACACACTTTTGTTAAATAGCATTTATGGAAAATCTAAAACCTTAGTTTATGATAATAGTGCTAAACTCGGTACAGAAATTCAAAACGAATTAGAAATTTTAAATATTCATAATCCTATTCGAAATTACAATAAAAGTAGTTTTTCATTTATATATGTTTTTAGAGACGATTTTGTTAATAATCATCGTTTTAAATTGTTAAGTGTAAAGTATATAGATGATGTCCCTTTGTATGAAATTGAATTTATAACTAAAGAAAACCCTAATTCAAAATATATGGGTGCAGGTAAAATTTATATAGCTAAATCTAATTTTGCCATTCACAAAATAGAATACAGTGTCTTTTCAAACAAGAATTATAATTCTGCGAGATCTAAAGACAATGCTTTTGGAAACTTATCTCGTAAATCGGGTAATATTTTATTTGAAGTAACAGTAGAATATAAAGTAGTTGGAAACAAGATGTTTCTCAATTATATGACTTTTAATAACCGATTTATAATTAAAGAACCTAATCCGTTTAAAGTTGAAAGTTTTGATTTTGATCCAAATGATCAATATTTTTATATCAAATTTAATAAACCAGTTGATGAATCAACTATAAAAAGGAAAAGCAATTTTAAGTTAAGGTATCAAGATAAAAAATTAATTGTCAGAGAAATAAGACTAGAAGATATTAATACTGTAAGGATAAAGGTTTTGGATTGGTCAGCGGGCATATCAACAAATGTACAGTCCGTAAAGTCCGAAGATTTTTCTTATAAATTAAAAAAGATTAAAGATACATTTGGCACAGTAATTAACAAAGAATCTCGCTTAGTTGGTTATCAATTTAGAGAGTTATTTACACAAGAAATATTTGAAAGTAAAAAACTACCTTCAGATTTAATTTTTGTTAATAAGGCCATGCCACTTCAAAATACACGAGTAAATATCCCAAATTTTAACTTAGATAGATATTGGGTTAATTCTCCACTTAAACAAACTAAAGCTTCTAGTCGTTAA